ATGGCAGATTCCCCTTCCCCGTTCCCCCAAAATACCCTCCCACCCCAAAACATTGAGGCGGAAGAACTTGTCCTCGGAGGAATTTTGATGGATCCAGAGGCGATCGGCCGGGTGGTGGATATCCTGATCATCAACGCCTTCTATGTCCAGGCTCACCGCGAGATCTATAAAGGACTACTGATCCTCCATAACCAAGGGAAGCCGACAGATCTGTTGAGTATCACCACTTGGCTCCAGGACAATGACCTCCTCGCCAAGATTGGCGGTACTCCTAAGTTATCCCAACTCGTTGACCGCACCGTTGCCGCCGTCAATATCGACCACTATGCCGAATTGATTATGGATAAATATTTTCGGCGACAGTTAATTGCAGGGGGTCACGAAATAGTTGATTTGGCCTATGACACGGTTAAACCTTTGCCTGAAGTACTGGATGAATCGGAACAAAAAATTTTTCGTCTTACCCAAACTCGTACCCAAAGCGGCTTGACGGCGATCGCCGAAACCATCACCGAAGCTTTTAGTAACATCGAAGATCTCCAGGCAAAACATCAGCAGGACAAAAATCTCGTCTCAGGACTGGCTAGTGGTTTTTATGACCTCGATGCCATGACCAACGGTTTCCAGCGGTCTGATCTCGTGATTATCGCTGGCCGCCCAGCCATGGGTAAAACCAGCTTTTCGCTGAATGTGGCGATGAATATTGCCAAGCGCCACCGCTTACCCGTCGCAATCTTCAGCCTAGAGATGTCTAAAGAACAATTGGTGCAACGTTTGCTGGCCGGAGAAGCCCAAATTGAAAGCAATCGTCTGCGCTCGGGTCGTTTAGAAGAAGTGGATATGCGCCCCCTACTCAAGGCGGTGGAATTTTTATCTGATCTGCCCCTGTTTATTGATGACACCGCCAATCTAACCGTCAGTCAAATGCGATCGCAGGCCCGCAAACTCCAGGCAGAACAAGGGGGAAAACTGGGCCTCATTTTGCTCGATTACCTGCAATTGATGGAAGGAGGAGGGGACAACCGGGTACAAGAACTGTCAAAAATGACGCGATCGCTAAAAGGTTTGGCCCGGGAACTAGACGTGCCAATCTTTGCTCTATCCCAACTTAGCCGGGGGGTAGAAGCTCGCAATAGTAAGCGGCCAATGATGTCTGACCTGCGTGAATCTGGTTCCATTGAACAGGACGCCGATTTGGTGCTGATGCTCTACCGCGACAGTTACTATAACCCCGATACCCCCGAACGAGACATTGCTGAAGTGATTATCGCCAAACACCGCAATGGCCCCACAGGGACAGTAAAACTGATTTTCCAACCAGAATTAACGAAGTTTTTGAATCTAGCAACTAGCCCCAGTCCTTATGTCGAAAGCTATTAGGACAGCATGCCAAGAAATGAGAATTTCTGATAGATATAATCCAAACATCCCAGAGTCTTAATCAATGATGTGATAAAACTACCCTAAGTTTTCTAGGGTAAGTGCTAAGATGCTGCTACCATCAGTGTTAACAGCGATGCTTCAGAGTCCTAACCCTAGGATACCAAGGTCTTAATTTTGAAGATGTGGGAGCAGACTTGAGACGTTTTTCCGTGTTTTTCAGGCTTAAAATGCTTGCTATAAGCAATCTCAATCAAAGAAAAATGTTTCGATAACCTTTGTGGACAGCGCCCTTAGATTTTTTCATTTCTGGATTAAATTTCCATGTATGGTTCCCCTCAATTCCAACCGCCCCCAAGACAACCCCAGCAACGCCGTCGCCGCGTAACACAGATTCACGCGACCCATCAAACCCGCCGCCACAAGCTCACCTACTGGGAATTGGGCACCCAGATTTCGGTCAATTGTCTCTTGGCTGGGGTGGCGATCGCCTCCATTGTTCAACTATTACCGGCTCAGATTAATCAACAACAGAAGCTAGCGACCCTCCAGGGAGAAGTAGACAAAGCAGAAGAACGGGTTGATCAACTTCAAGCTGAGTTTAGTCGCTCTTTTGATGCCTATGGGGGCCAAAAATTAATGCAAGAATATACCCTCAAGGTCAACCCAAGGCAGCGCCGCATTATCTGGGTAGAGCCATCTGCGCTTGAAGGGAATTCAGCGCCAGCTCAACAAAATAGCAACTAAACATAGTACAGCCCCTTGTTTTCCCAGGTCGCTTGCCAAAAAAAAGCCTTCGTAATCGATGTTTGGGGCGAAATGAACCGCAACAAACAATAGTGGGGAGAAATTCCCACTATTGTTAAACAGTTGTAGCGCGGCCTAAGA
The nucleotide sequence above comes from [Synechococcus] sp. NIES-970. Encoded proteins:
- the dnaB gene encoding replicative DNA helicase; its protein translation is MADSPSPFPQNTLPPQNIEAEELVLGGILMDPEAIGRVVDILIINAFYVQAHREIYKGLLILHNQGKPTDLLSITTWLQDNDLLAKIGGTPKLSQLVDRTVAAVNIDHYAELIMDKYFRRQLIAGGHEIVDLAYDTVKPLPEVLDESEQKIFRLTQTRTQSGLTAIAETITEAFSNIEDLQAKHQQDKNLVSGLASGFYDLDAMTNGFQRSDLVIIAGRPAMGKTSFSLNVAMNIAKRHRLPVAIFSLEMSKEQLVQRLLAGEAQIESNRLRSGRLEEVDMRPLLKAVEFLSDLPLFIDDTANLTVSQMRSQARKLQAEQGGKLGLILLDYLQLMEGGGDNRVQELSKMTRSLKGLARELDVPIFALSQLSRGVEARNSKRPMMSDLRESGSIEQDADLVLMLYRDSYYNPDTPERDIAEVIIAKHRNGPTGTVKLIFQPELTKFLNLATSPSPYVESY
- a CDS encoding hypothetical protein (conserved hypothetical protein), with product MYGSPQFQPPPRQPQQRRRRVTQIHATHQTRRHKLTYWELGTQISVNCLLAGVAIASIVQLLPAQINQQQKLATLQGEVDKAEERVDQLQAEFSRSFDAYGGQKLMQEYTLKVNPRQRRIIWVEPSALEGNSAPAQQNSN